One region of Pseudomonas sp. B21-040 genomic DNA includes:
- a CDS encoding aldehyde dehydrogenase family protein, with protein MIYAQPGTPGAVITFKPRYGNFIGGEFVAPINGEYFTNTSPVTGEVIAEFPRSSAADIDKALDAAHAAADAWGKTSAQDRSLVLLKIADRIEQNLEILAVTETWDNGKAVRETLNADVPLAADHFRYFAGCIRAQEGGAAEINELTTAYHFHEPLGVVGQIIPWNFPLLMAAWKLAPALAAGNCIVLKPAEQTPLSIMVFAELIADLLPAGVLNIVQGFGREAGEALATSKRIAKIAFTGSTPVGAHIMHCAAENIIPSTVELGGKSPNIFFEDIMNAEPQFIEKAAEGLVLAFFNQGEVCTCPSRALVQESIYEPFMAEVMKKIVKIKRGNPLDTDTMVGAQASEQQYDKILSYLKIAQEEGAELLTGGAAERLEGDLSSGYYIQPTLLKGHNKMRVFQEEIFGPVVGITTFKDEAEALAIANDSEFGLGAGLWTRDINRAYRMGRAIKAGRVWTNCYHLYPAHAAFGGYKKSGVGRENHKMMLDHYQQTKNLLVSYDINPLGFF; from the coding sequence ATGATCTACGCACAACCCGGAACCCCAGGCGCCGTCATTACCTTCAAACCACGCTACGGCAACTTTATCGGTGGCGAGTTTGTCGCACCGATCAATGGCGAGTATTTCACCAACACCTCGCCCGTCACCGGTGAGGTGATTGCCGAGTTCCCGCGCTCCAGCGCCGCTGACATCGACAAGGCGCTCGACGCCGCCCATGCCGCGGCCGATGCCTGGGGCAAGACCTCGGCTCAGGACCGCTCACTGGTGCTGCTGAAAATTGCCGATCGCATCGAACAAAACCTGGAAATCCTTGCCGTCACCGAAACCTGGGACAACGGCAAGGCCGTGCGCGAAACCCTGAACGCCGACGTGCCGCTGGCCGCCGACCACTTTCGTTACTTCGCTGGCTGCATTCGTGCCCAGGAAGGCGGGGCTGCCGAGATCAACGAGCTGACCACGGCCTATCACTTCCACGAGCCTCTGGGTGTGGTCGGGCAAATCATTCCGTGGAATTTCCCGCTGCTGATGGCGGCCTGGAAACTCGCCCCGGCCCTGGCCGCCGGCAACTGCATCGTGCTCAAGCCTGCCGAGCAAACGCCGCTGTCGATCATGGTCTTTGCCGAGCTCATCGCCGACCTGCTGCCGGCAGGGGTGTTGAACATCGTTCAAGGCTTCGGTCGCGAGGCCGGCGAAGCACTCGCCACCAGCAAGCGCATCGCCAAGATCGCCTTCACCGGCTCCACCCCGGTGGGCGCGCACATCATGCATTGCGCCGCCGAGAACATCATCCCGAGCACTGTCGAGCTGGGCGGCAAGTCGCCGAACATTTTCTTTGAAGACATCATGAACGCCGAGCCACAGTTCATTGAAAAAGCGGCCGAAGGTCTGGTGCTGGCGTTCTTCAACCAGGGCGAAGTGTGCACCTGCCCATCGCGAGCGCTGGTGCAGGAATCGATCTACGAGCCGTTCATGGCCGAGGTGATGAAAAAGATCGTCAAGATCAAGCGCGGCAACCCGCTGGACACCGACACCATGGTCGGCGCCCAGGCGTCGGAGCAGCAATACGACAAGATTCTCTCGTACCTGAAAATTGCTCAAGAGGAGGGCGCCGAGCTCCTCACCGGTGGTGCCGCCGAGCGCCTTGAAGGTGACCTGTCCAGCGGCTATTACATCCAGCCGACCCTGCTCAAGGGCCACAACAAAATGCGCGTGTTCCAGGAAGAAATCTTCGGCCCGGTGGTGGGTATCACCACCTTCAAGGACGAAGCCGAAGCCCTGGCGATTGCCAATGACAGCGAGTTCGGCCTCGGTGCCGGCCTCTGGACCCGCGACATCAACCGCGCCTACCGCATGGGCCGGGCGATCAAGGCCGGGCGCGTCTGGACCAACTGCTATCACCTGTACCCGGCGCACGCCGCGTTCGGGGGCTACAAGAAGTCCGGCGTCGGTCGGGAAAACCACAAGATGATGCTCGATCACTACCAGCAGACCAAAAACCTGCTGGTGAGTTACGACATCAATCCGTTGGGGTTCTTCTGA
- a CDS encoding PQQ-dependent methanol/ethanol family dehydrogenase: MTQPVRRQPFVLSLLLSAMLLSGQALAAVSDQDILQDPKNPEQVVTNGLGVQGQRYSPLDILNVDNVKELRPAWAFSFGGEKQRGQQAQPMVKDGVMYMTGSYSRVFAVDARTGKKLWQYDARLPDDIRPCCDVINRGVALYGDLVIFGTLDAKLVALNKDTGKVVWSKKVADHKEGYSISAAPLVINGKLITGVAGGEFGVVGKIEAYDPKNGDLLWTRPTVEGHMGYVYKDGKAVENGISGGEAGKTWPGDLWKTGGAAPWLGGYYDPETNLLLFGTGNPAPWNSHLRPGDNLYSSSRLALNPDDGTIKWHFQSTPHDGWDYDGVNELVSFNYTEGGKEIKAAATADRNGFFYVLDRTNGKFIRGFPFVDKITWATGLDKNGRPIYNEASRPGAPGSEAKGSSVFVAPAFLGAKNWMPMAYNRDTGLFYVPSNEWGMDIWNEGIAYKKGAAFLGAGFTIKPLNEDYIGVLRAIDPKTGKEVWRHKNYAPLWGGVLTTKGNLVFTGTPEGFLQAFNAKTGEKVWEFQTGSGVLGSPVTWEMDGEQYVSVLSGWGGAVPLWGGEVAKRVKDFNQGGMLWTFKLPKDLVAKH; encoded by the coding sequence ATGACTCAACCCGTACGTCGCCAGCCCTTCGTCTTGAGCCTGCTGCTCAGTGCCATGCTGTTGTCCGGCCAGGCATTGGCCGCCGTCTCCGACCAGGACATTCTCCAGGACCCGAAAAACCCGGAGCAAGTCGTCACCAACGGCCTGGGTGTCCAGGGGCAGCGCTACAGCCCGCTGGACATTCTCAACGTCGATAACGTGAAGGAATTGCGGCCGGCCTGGGCGTTTTCCTTCGGTGGTGAAAAACAGCGTGGCCAGCAAGCGCAGCCGATGGTCAAGGACGGCGTGATGTACATGACCGGCTCGTACTCCCGGGTGTTCGCCGTGGATGCACGCACGGGCAAAAAGCTTTGGCAATACGATGCACGTCTGCCGGATGACATCCGCCCGTGCTGCGACGTCATCAACCGGGGTGTTGCGTTGTATGGCGACCTGGTGATTTTCGGCACCCTCGACGCCAAGCTCGTGGCGCTGAACAAGGACACCGGCAAGGTGGTCTGGAGCAAGAAAGTCGCTGACCACAAGGAAGGCTATTCGATCAGTGCCGCGCCGCTGGTGATCAACGGCAAACTGATTACCGGCGTGGCTGGTGGCGAGTTCGGCGTGGTCGGCAAGATTGAAGCCTATGACCCGAAAAACGGTGATCTGCTGTGGACCCGTCCCACCGTCGAAGGCCACATGGGTTATGTCTACAAGGACGGCAAAGCCGTGGAAAACGGCATCTCTGGCGGCGAGGCGGGCAAGACCTGGCCGGGCGACCTCTGGAAAACCGGTGGCGCCGCCCCTTGGCTGGGTGGCTACTACGACCCGGAAACCAATTTGCTGCTGTTCGGCACTGGCAACCCCGCGCCATGGAACTCGCACCTGCGCCCTGGCGACAACCTCTATTCGTCGTCGCGACTGGCGCTCAATCCAGACGACGGCACCATCAAATGGCACTTCCAGAGCACGCCCCATGATGGTTGGGACTACGACGGCGTGAACGAACTGGTGTCGTTCAACTACACCGAGGGTGGCAAAGAAATCAAAGCGGCGGCCACCGCTGACCGCAACGGTTTCTTCTATGTACTGGATCGCACCAACGGCAAATTCATCCGCGGCTTCCCGTTCGTGGACAAAATCACCTGGGCCACCGGGCTCGATAAAAACGGCCGGCCCATCTACAACGAAGCCAGCCGTCCGGGTGCCCCGGGTTCTGAGGCCAAGGGCAGTTCGGTCTTCGTAGCGCCAGCGTTCCTCGGCGCGAAAAACTGGATGCCGATGGCTTACAACAGGGACACCGGGCTGTTTTACGTGCCGTCCAACGAGTGGGGCATGGACATCTGGAACGAAGGCATCGCCTACAAAAAAGGCGCGGCATTCCTCGGTGCCGGCTTCACCATCAAGCCATTGAACGAAGACTACATCGGCGTGCTGCGCGCCATTGACCCGAAAACCGGCAAGGAAGTCTGGCGCCACAAGAACTACGCGCCGCTGTGGGGCGGGGTGCTGACCACCAAGGGCAACCTGGTGTTCACCGGCACGCCGGAAGGTTTCCTGCAGGCGTTCAATGCCAAGACGGGCGAGAAAGTCTGGGAGTTCCAGACGGGTTCCGGCGTACTCGGCTCACCCGTGACCTGGGAAATGGACGGCGAACAATACGTGTCGGTCCTCTCCGGCTGGGGCGGCGCCGTGCCGTTGTGGGGCGGAGAAGTGGCCAAGCGGGTGAAGGACTTTAACCAGGGCGGCATGCTCTGGACCTTCAAGCTGCCAAAAGACCTCGTCGCCAAGCACTGA